The genome window ATTCAAGTTTGTGTGCAAATAGCGGCTCCATTAATGTTAATTTATCCAAATCCATGGCAACTATCGGACCGCCCACCATCACAGCATCACTAGATTATTTCAATAAGACAAATACAAAAACCTTGGTACAATATTACCATGTATGAGAAAACAAAATCcaattatattttgaaaatgtaaTTAATTCCAGAAACAAAAACGAATATGACTTGTGTGAAAGATCATCTTTACCTAccgagaacaaaaaaaataaaaaaatgttttattttttctgaTAATATTATTTGTGCTAATTTAGAATATGATTACATAATTGGGTTTATTTACATTATTGCTGCTTGCAGGCATAGACCAACCTATGTACTGTCGTGTATCTAACAGAGTTTACCCTCAATTAATTTTAGGAAAAAATTTGAACGAAAAAcagataataaaacaaaaaaaatgggaCCTGCTGGCCAAACCAAATCCACAAACATTTCCTCTGTAAACCATTAGGATCAACTTAGAAGCAAACAATTTGTAATacattatacatacatatatattatatgtaggGTAGGGGTGTAAACGGTTTATTATAGTTCGGTTATTTTGGGTTAGTTCTTTGTTAGGGAAGGTGGTGGATTGCCTCTTCAATGAAGTAGGAATAAAATGCTCAATGGAATTCGAAGACAAAAGAGGCAGTAGaaacaacatcatcatcatcatgcaagcttttatcccaaaagtttggggttgggCTACATGAGTTTACTAGAAAATCAAAGGAAATCCACTACGTATATTCAtttccgccattcatttctCTTAATGATCACCCTTCATTTCTATTTAGAAAAAACAGCATAACTTTCTGTGTATGCTTATTCCTTCAGCTTGGGCATTGTTTATAAAACATTTGTATCTGATGCATATAATCGGTCTCTGACCAGCAGAACTAGTAAGTAAATGAAaaggcaaaaaaagaaaaaacacacaTTTGATATTCAAGCATTTTCAGCAGAAGCATTTGATTGAGTACGAATATCGCAAGTGAATTGGGAGCATATGAAAGGAAAGTCTGGAACTTCAAATTAAGTTTGAACCAAATCTTCCTCtttcaaattatggaacatgaAGTTGCAACAAATATACAGGACACTTACGATAATAGAGTCGAAAAAGGAAGGCTGTACTGATTGAAAAAAGCCTGCCTTTGAGATCTCCTGACACTTATATTTCTTCCTACAAAAAGAAATATATCTTCATTTCATGATTTGTTTTTCTCGGGGCAAACTGATGATCCTACAAAGAGTACTAGACTAGACTCGACTGTACCATACTCAATTCGGTTCTAACATTTCTATCAAAAGGGAGAAGAGAACACCAAGGGGAAAAGCATCACAGCAAGCCAACTCGACTCTCCGAGTCATTTGAATGGCTTTCTGTCTCTAGCTGCTTCCTTTTCTGATAAACTCCATTTGGCAGCCTGGCGATTACAAAGTTCATATATGATTGCTCATAAAGCAAAAGCTCATAAAAGGGTAGTTTATAACGGCAGCACCTTCtacaaacaaaatcatttaAGAGCAAAAAAGACATTAGGGGTACCCCAATTGCAAGGTAGTGTCTGAATCATCTCTTTCCATTGTGTGATTGCAGGCCCCATCCGGAGTTGTAACACCAATGTTCAGTAGAGAATTCTTTGCTGGATAGTACTCGAGATAAGTAGGAACTGAGTCATCAGTTGATGGGAAGAAACCACGAATTTCCTCAACCTAGAATATGTagcaggggaaaaaaaaggattgTGTTACATATGACAGGTTCCTTAGAAAACCATAGAGAACCATATTTGCATCAAGAAATATTTAGtttacttgtctatgcaaagctTCATTCTCCAGCATAGCCCGTTGTTCCTGTAAATAGAGGTATTACAAAAAGCGATTATTAATAAAGGACAAAGTTCTAGCTTTCCAATGTTTCGGCAGAAATAAATTGTTCTCTTAAAGAAAAGTCGGCTAAAACAGATAATGGGATGCTATAGCTAAATTTCTgtgaaaacaaaatttacagCATCCCTTTCAAAACATTCCTTTGGCAGTAATTTACAACCAAAACTACTGTGTTGCAAACACTGGACAAAATGACACCTCAAATCTTCAAAATACCCACCTCATTCCATTATGATGAACAACACGAGTTTGATTTTATTTCTCCTTCCAAAATGATTTTATTCATTATAAAAGTGCAATGGTTAGCTAACATATGATGAATTCTAAGTTTCAAATGTACAACTATGAAACTTGATTTAGGCTTCGGTGTACCTGAACTCGAGATTGCTCTATTTGCTCCATCAGTAGTTGCTCCTGAATTTGTAAAAGTTTCATCAACACCTAGGGTTAGTTTATTGAAATAAATGCGATGcagaatctgaaaaaaaaaatgtgctgaacctttttctcttttacagaTAGTAACCCTTCAGTTAATTGCTGCTCTATATGCTGCAACTCCTTCAAGCTCAAGCCAGTAAGGTCTTTACCCAGCAGCCTTCTACAAAATCGGAGCAATAAAGATTTAATGTCGCATTATCCCAAAAGAAAGTGATTCAGAGAAGACATACGACTGTTTCACTTGTAGCTTTGCAATTTCGTCCTTTAGAACATCCACCTCTTTTAGATCTTGCTTCTGGAGAGGAAAcattagccaaaaaaaaaaacaaagaaagaaaaatgtgtTAGTTCAGCAAGCATACTAAATTGGCATTTGTGCTTATACTGAGAGAGAATGAAATAATACTGAATGTATTTCAAATTAAATAggtttttggttgctaggaacTTGCTTCATCAATTAAATAGTCTGATAGGCAAAGAAGATACAACTGTTCCTTTGCACTTATCAATTAAGTACTATCTTTAACTAAAATATGATTACCAGCAATGCGGAAGCAGCCCGCATGTATGTCTGTGTACTTTCTCAAAGAAGGGTTCCCATATAATTTCATAAGAAATCCTAGTGAGCCAGCTGAAAGGTCCTTTTCTCTTAAACATATTATTTTCACATTCCAAGCAGGAAATGTCTCCTACTGATTCATCGAAAATCTGCCTAGTTAGTTTTAAGAgtttttgaaagaaaagaaaatatggtATGTTATTTTATGGAGGAGGAGAAAATTACATCAGAGATATTAAAACACACAGAAACAGGCTTCTTCATTCTAATTGTCTACAACACACACTGGAACCCAGGTggtaaaaaagaatgaaaaggaaGAATTCGACAAATAAGCAAGAGAAACAAAATACCTCTGTCTTGTACTCTACAACAGCAGCCTCTGAAGAATCTAGGTTCTTGTTGTAtcttgaaattgttttgttcaTGCTGCAACCATCagaaataaaagaaatctaATAAGTAAATGGCCATTGGAATTAACATATTTTCAGTCTTGCTATAGATTTAGTATGAGGGAAATTGGTTAGAAAGTCTTCTCAGAATAATGTATTTCAGACCACAAAAATTAGATCATCATCACCTATTCTCCACAAAGAAAATTCTTACAATACTTGAAGACTAGAAATTAAATTACAATATACTTTTAATGAAATATATTCGTTGAATTCTTTGCTTAAGGAGTTGCAGAGAGCAAAATCAAGCCAAGCACTATCTAAAACACAGCTGAGCTGGAAACCAATACTATCCACCACTGGCTCTGTAGCCAAATGGGGAAAAATCTGTTAAACTGCGACGAATTAATCAGCAAATGCCAGTACATTTGGGATGACAGCACAGTCAAAATAGGAGCATCTTTGATGAGtaaacaaatcaacaaactTATGCATTGTTGAAAAAGGAACCCACTGTGTAGAAGAATTTATTGAAGAAAATTTATACCCTTTAGAATAGGATTTTGAACTGTAATTTgactaaaaaagagagaagaaaagcaaaaacaTGCTGGAGAGATTAACATTTCTAGCAAGCAAGAAACTCAGATTTATGCACGATCCTGAGAAActagaacatgacttggtttgGAATTCATGGTGGAACATCAGAAAATCGCTACATATATAATCCCAACCACAAGCCTCTGCAATCATAACACCCAAACCTTTCAAAACATCAAGCCAGCGCAGTGTGTAAGAAAATTCGCAACAAGCATTAGGAAATACATGCAgaacaagaaaaatgaagaaaaaaagaatttgatgaGTTCATGCAAGTCTCAAGTGAGAATCAAGAAAAAGACTGAAAAGACCAATAAAAGATGAAAACTTCCCAAATGACAGATCTCCAATCGAAAAAAGCAATATACagcaaaaggaaagaagaaaaaaaagattataATCAATCTCTGAAAATACCATTTTCTGCAATTAGAAAgaaattaagagaaaaaaattataataactttttaggaaaagaaataaaatagttCAAGAGAACGCAATGACATATATACATGAGCAAAAAGACCAAGGGAACAAAAATTCCCATATGCCTGATTACCAATCAATAAAATGCAAccaaaaaggggggaaaaaggaagaaagaaatccCACATTATACTTGTCAAGCACACTGATAAGACAATTTTCAGCACATTTaaattagaaaggaaaaaaaaggaaaatcaagAAGTGCAAGAGAAAATGTTTTAGGGGAGAAAAACTAAAACCCTTCAAGAAGATATGGACTTTCTTCATATATGATCGGGGAGTACATGCAATAAGATAAAACGCCAAAAAAACCCcccaaaaacataacaaaaacaagaaacgtACCCAGAACTGGAGAACTCGAATAGCTTGCCAGTGTTAGAGAAGATGATAACGGCAACCTCAGCATCGCAAAGAATAGAGAGTTCCTGAGCCTTTTTTAGTAACCCAGAACGTCTCTTTGAGAAGGTAACTAGCCTGCTAGTTGGATTCTCGATCCGCTTGATTTCAATCTTTCCTCTACCCATCTCCTCCTAATAACCCCCAACAACAAGAGAAACCCAAATTGAAAATAcccacaaaaaattaaaaaaaaaaaaccaatttcaATCTTCTCTGAGAAACAAAAAGATACaaaatttttgtctttttctctctctatgttTAAAAACAGAGAACTCTCTCTCTGCTCCTGCGCCTCTGTTAAGAGCAAAAATGAGAAGGGTCTTTATTTGGGGTTTTGCTAAATATAGTGGAGAAGATAAAAAGTGATTCTGATATAGAGAGACTAGAGAGAGGaataggaagagagagaaaatgaaagagagagTTTTTGGTTTTCCCCAATGGCGATTGTGAGAGAGGCCTGAAACGGCAAGTTTGCATGGCTTCTGTTTCCTATTTGGAGTGTGCTGCATGATTCTTTTGCCACTTTTAGCAGCTGAAGAGTCGTCCATCTTTTGTTCTTTAGTATATCTCTAATCTCTTCTCTTATGGGTCCCACTTGTCCACCTGGCTTTAACTGGGACCCACTTTGCTTACTtttcacaaaaaacaaaacaatttcaaaaaaaaataaaaagtttgtTTCTCACCAATAAAACTATGGCCAGATGTAGATACATGCAGTGGCTCAGTGGCCATGTGTTGTGCATCTTTATGGTGTTTTCTGGTTGGGTTTTatagtttatttttattttttgagacaTTGCCAAGTTTAGATAATAGGAGGCACTATTTTGAATTATCTTTTGCCATAAATAGGGCTCTCTTTGTTTGTGTTCCATCTGGTTTCCAAAACCATTTTCCATATCTGATAAACTTTATCTATGTATattgtatagatatatatagtcATCCAAAATCTGAACCaaacacattcataattttttgctgttttttttgggaaggaaaaagaaagaaagagaagaataacCATTTGCaacttttctagggtgttcaTATGGGTTTCCCTTTCtttaaccaaaagaaaaatagaaagatgTTCTAATGTAAATTATCTATAGGAGGCTGAAGGCTAGTATTAATAGTGGCTATAAACCTCAATATTCTTAAAAAGCTTAAGGAGTTGAATGCCTTTGGATTTTCCCATTTTTGGAAATATAATTACTAATAATCTCTCTCACCCAACCTCACGGAGTCATGAGTTCTAGCATCAGGGGAGGCGagaatattaaattattttgaaataaatgcataaaaaagttaATGGGCCATAGAGGCGTGAACCAACGACTAAGATCTGAGTTGCGACCTTACCtaactcaaagcggacaatacttGGGTGTGAGTTGGATGAGTCCTCAGAGCCAGAAAAATCCCCccattcatcatcaccatcatctatATTATTCCTACGTTAAAGAGAGAGCATATTGAATTCATTATGGAGAGGAAAGATCAGtgttattttgattatttgtatTCCAATGCTAATTAATTTTTTGGATTGCTTCCAAGAATATTACGAAGAATGcgttgtgaaaaaaaataaaaaatagcttGAATTTCACATTAAAaaactaaaaggaaaaaaaatggtagACTTATATAATATTTTGGTGATAAAGATATCgttaaaaaatactaaaatgatATGTGTTCATAACTATACATAATCTATACGACATGCTAACTCTAAATGGTACTCACATTTTTTCtcatattatttaattatggtCCCTACATTTTCACCATGCCATTTAATTATGGATACATTATGGATGTATAACTTATGAACATGCATTGTTTTCGTAAAAAATATTGTACAATTGAAATTTCAATTCAATCTTGTGTTTTattgagagaaaataaaatatatgttattgttttcGTAAAAATATGGAGTTCGAgtttctccatatatatataaaaaaaaaaaaaaacactgagacCATGAGGGAGTTCAAACTTCCATTTAAACACGTGTCAATATGCGATTCGTTCTTCTGACATGAAACGAGTTTACCATCTAAATCTTAAAAACAAAGGCATAGCGACGCAGGAGTGTtgaaaccctcttcttctctactgATATAGATCAAACCGTGATTCCCCAAATTAAATATCGTTCTTTAGATCTGAAAACGCTCTCTATATCTTCaaatacaatatatttagaTCTTCAACTCCTTCAATTGAGGGAGATATATGCGAATTTCGATAATTTTAGATCCATATATCAGTGTTGTGGATTAGATAAGGGATTGTTGAGGACGTTTGGTGTCAATTATGGCGTGTATAAAGGGGATAAGCAGATCGGCGTCAGTTGCCATGGCGCCGGACGTGGAGTACATGGCGGCTGGGACCATGGCTGGGGCTGTGGATCTCTCTTTCAGCTCGTCTTCGAACCTCGAGATCTTTAAGCTTGATTTCCAGTCAGACGATCGTGACCTCCCTATTGTTGGTGAAACACCCAGCTCCGAACGCTTCAATCGTCTATCTTGGGGCAAGAACGGATCCGGTTCTGATAGTTTTGCCCTCGGTCTCATTGCCGGCGGTCTTGTCGATGGAAGCATCGACATATGGAACCCTCTGTCTCTGATCCGGTATATtgggttttcaattttatttttcttccctcTGATTTAAAGTCAATCTAAGATCTGAATTAGTTGAATTACTTGTGGAC of Tripterygium wilfordii isolate XIE 37 chromosome 13, ASM1340144v1, whole genome shotgun sequence contains these proteins:
- the LOC120013839 gene encoding agamous-like MADS-box protein AGL15, which produces MGRGKIEIKRIENPTSRLVTFSKRRSGLLKKAQELSILCDAEVAVIIFSNTGKLFEFSSSGMNKTISRYNKNLDSSEAAVVEYKTEKQDLKEVDVLKDEIAKLQVKQSRLLGKDLTGLSLKELQHIEQQLTEGLLSVKEKKEQLLMEQIEQSRVQEQRAMLENEALHRQVEEIRGFFPSTDDSVPTYLEYYPAKNSLLNIGVTTPDGACNHTMERDDSDTTLQLGLPNGVYQKRKQLETESHSNDSESRVGLL